The following DNA comes from Centropristis striata isolate RG_2023a ecotype Rhode Island chromosome 3, C.striata_1.0, whole genome shotgun sequence.
ctattttgaaaacaaaactgtgTGACTATTCACTTTGGTCAACCGCGAACCTGAAAACTAGTTAGAAAGCGTTTAAAGTACGCCCCGGCACCCGGTGTGACAGTCGACAACAGCGGGTCCATTGTTAACCGCGCCGAGGCCCGGCGGACGGATTGCCTGTCAATGTGTCGGCTTAACTCGTGACCGGCCTAGAAAACGGCTCAGATTTGGGTTAGTTCGGGGTGGTTTTCCCGCGGTTGTCCTCCCGGCGGCTCGTCTTTACCTGAGGATACTGTGCGCTTCCATACTGCGGTTCTGGTTGCTCGAGCACACAACCGCTACTCGCAGCGGGTGGCTCGGCATCGCGAATCTCTGGCTGAAAATAACCGAGACGACAGAAACTATACAGAGGTAGTAAGTTTGATCCCTGTAAGAAAAACAAACGAGACAACCCCCTTTTGTTACGATAATTCAGAAAACGTTTCGAGTACAAATACTGTGCGATTAGCTCGTCTTCTattgatgcaggaagttaaaatGGCGGAGAGCCGTTAGTGAACTACGCTTTATCAGGTGATGTCATTTGAGGGCGGGGTTTCCGGCTTGTCACGCTGTAGAATGTGGCGACGTAGACGTGTGACGTCAGTAAACAAACAGGCTGTGTGAAAAATAGGACTTTTCCTTGAAAGACATATTTTTTACTACACTGAAAGTGGCTGTGAGAGCACCCGgggcattttccaaaaataggGGCAAATTTGTGACTCAATGGTGACTCAAGTTAAAAACTAActtctaaaaataaaactgagtgAAAAagacaacatataaaaataaagtcttTACAAATTAAGTTTGTTGCATACCAGGATTTTAAACGTTACCTCAAAccctataaaaataataatgcccGATTGGTCTAATAATGGCagcaaaaagcataaaaaaatattttctaggtggtacatttaaacacaaaaattcTACTCCACAAAGAATAATtatcactagcacttattgctgcactaatggctcttatcgcTCTATaacttgattgtttcccttttttctgtaagtcgctttggataaaagcgtctgctaaatgacttaatgtaaaatgtaaatgtaaaacatgttttttgagttttaaactaaattatataaaattacTGCCATGAGACACACCAATGCTGGTATAAATATTGGCCTTTCTtatcaaatttttaaaaatctgcattttataatttgaaaatggctcaacattttaaattagtcCTGAAGCTTGCAAGGCCAATGCTGGAATAGAGTTGACTAGTTGTGACTCATCTATGtcatcaaattaaaaaacgCCTCACACATCATAGCCATCCAACCCGCCCCCCTCCTCTGCCCCCTCCATGGTGCTTCACTTGTAAACACATTGCAGTGGACAAGTCACTCACTGGCTGCTGTGACAAATACCATGTAGTGGTGCCTGCTTTTGCCTCCAGCTCCAGTCACTTGGGATACTATCAAATGGATAATTAAGAGAGATAGTATAATTCTAAACGTGTGGTATCGTTACATATGACAACCTTATAACTAATAAGGCCTACAAGTTGGCAATGTGTTCACAGTGTTGTCAACACAGGCAGGCATAGTGTGTACATGCATGCTGTTTGATGACATTCCTCCCTTTAATTTGTGTTAAATACACTTCTGATCTGATCATATTTTAGGATAGCTTTGTATCTGGGTTAATCATCCAGAAAAGCATACAAGAGCTAAATTATTTGGTCAAGTCCTAGTTATTGACCTACATCAGACACCTAGCGAGGGTTTGTATTTATGCAGAAATTTTGATTCCTGTCTGTTGTTGATTCTTGTAAATTGTCCAGAGATGTGAGGACGAACACATGCaatcactctctcacacacaagggaaaaaaaacagacagctGTAAAGTATTACAAATGACCTCATGGTACTTTATTCACTGACAGCAGGACATAACTCAAGATGTTTGGCACAGTATTTGGAGATTGTACACCAGATTGTATTGCCCTTCACAAAATGGTACAAATACATACTGTATGCAAACCCAAAAGCAAAACTAGACGATGGGATGGTGTAGTCCTGTcgaaaaattaaattcagtcacattttattttcctgtgcCGCAACAAGGGCCGGACACTTCCACCGACTGCATGTTTAGCAAAAACTGCTGTTTCTGATGCACTCAAAAGCCATTTAATTAGTTGTATTGCTGTATAAATGCTGCCAGCACACAGATTGACAGACTCAATTAGAGACAACCTTGAACAGAAACATAACACAGTAAACTACTGGTTAATAGTAAATGCAGGTTATCAGTACTTTTGGTTCAGTGCATCCTCGCAGAGGTTGACaaggcatgttttttttttgcagagccaCAATTGTTTGTGCTTCAATTCAGTCATAACAGGATGTGTATATCATTAAGTGGATGATTGAAAAGTTAAGTATAACTGACAGTGAGTGACTATGACTGTGAGATTAGATATGGTCACCATGGATGTTAAATGTAGGTGCATCAGTGTCACTTCAGTGACGCGAGTGAGTGCGGTAGGAGTATGCGTGCTGCGTCGTAGGGCTCATGATGTTTTCTGTGATGTACGCCACCAGCAAGCAGATGATGACCAGCATCACGCAAATAGCTCCCCCAACCGTTGTCATGGCAATCACAATGTCCTGCATCCCAGACGGCGGCAGGGTAAACTCCACACAGTCCCGCTGGTCTGTTTTCTGAGGTTGATCTGGGCGGGTCAGGGAGCGCAGGCAGAAGCGGTAGGGGATGTTCTCATGCAGCTCAGTGAAGAGAAAGTCCCTGCAGCCAGATCCAAGATGGACACCAGCACACTCAAACTGAGTGTAGCTTCCATTCCACCAGCAGCTTAACTCGTAGCCTGCCCGCCGATGTCGTCGGCCACCGAAAACAGTATTTGACCTTAGAGTTTCCTGTCTTGTTGAATTTGTTGCCGCATCTCCGACACCAGCTGCAGTCTCTTTTGTCTTTATGTCTCGGCCGGTCGTTGTGGATTCTCCCTCATGGGTCCACTGTAACAGTACGCTGCCATTGATGAATATATTCGCCACCAGACTCCCCAAAGACACCACTGTCCTGCAGTCTCCCTGATGACACTTGTGCCCAAACAGTGTGTGTCGAAAGCACAGCTGCCCCCCAATGCCTCCCTCGATCACTCGGTAGGCACACAGTGGTGACACCTCTTCCTCCAGGCTCCGGTTTGGTGCCTGGCCAAACCTTTCAGATATCACAGTAGTAATATTGCCCCTGCTGGTGTTGAAAGAGAAGCTATTCGCTTGGCCTGTTACCTCTTTTAGCTTTGGCGATGGCCTACTTTCAAGGCTGTGATTGCCATGGTTAGAACTGATGTTAGTCTGTTTTTGGGTCCCTGAATGATTCCTGCCTCCAGCCTCTGATGgggatgttgttgttgatgatgttGAGCTGCTGCGATGAGATCTGCTGGACCCAGCTGTCTGGTGAAATGTGCAGAGCAGGAGTGCCGATAAGGCGAGCAGTGATGGTCGTTGTTGGCTTTTCATCTCACTTTCTCTCGTCGAATTATTTTTTCTCACAGTGGATCAGATGGGCGATGGTACAAGGCGGGCTGATGTCTGCCATAAGATCAGCTCTGCCTCACTGCACACGACGAAATCCGTGTAAAACAGGATAGCTCGTCCATGGGAGAGAGGAGTATGCATGCATCTGCGACAGAAATAACATTTAGTCATGCGGCCATCCTGTCAGTGAGAGATCCGAGTATGACCTTGCATAGGATGAGCGTGCAGGATGAAGTTAATAAAGCCTCAGCGGCGATAAAAGTCACATCACTGCTGCTTCCGACAAGTAGGCTTTTATGAAAATCACTTACTTGTTTCGGTGGGACGAGAGGACCCGGCTATCATGCCATTAAATTCGCTTTAGTCTTCCTGTCTGGCTTGACGTAAAGGCTTTGATGCCTGCTGTGCGAGTGTGCACGTGGAGTAGAGAAGCGCGCGCCGCGGTGTGCTTGGGAAGCGTGGGTGCGTGCACAAAATATTTGTAGTCATCAACAGTCGATTTGTGAGTCATCAACCCACACAGTGCCTCAGGTGTCTGTCAATAACAGAGACAACAAGCAGAGTCCTGACCACGCTGAATGCTGGAGCGTTTTTAACCGACCTGCATCCCACCTGTGCTGCTCACCTGCAGGTCCAGGAAGAGTACGCACTAAGTCAGGGCTGCTGTTCGTCCTTTAACACCCACAGGAAAAACTCCAAACAAGTCTCCCTTATAATTGGCCATCTCTGTCCTCATCTTgtattattttgacatttaagaTCCTAGAAAGACAAATGTGTTTGAAATAATGTTGCtggttcaatttttttattttatttatttttttagtaaatgtGATGTTTCTGTAGAAAGGGATGTAACAGGAGATCTCTCAGTCATTTTGTCCTCACACTACAGCTTCAAAGATAAGCACTACATTATACAGAAGCTCTCTGACCTCTGTAAAAACGTGTATTCTTTGCTGTAGTGACAGTGTAACAGATTGCAGTACACAGTACAGGAAT
Coding sequences within:
- the fndc10 gene encoding fibronectin type III domain-containing protein 10, coding for MKSQQRPSLLALSALLLCTFHQTAGSSRSHRSSSTSSTTTSPSEAGGRNHSGTQKQTNISSNHGNHSLESRPSPKLKEVTGQANSFSFNTSRGNITTVISERFGQAPNRSLEEEVSPLCAYRVIEGGIGGQLCFRHTLFGHKCHQGDCRTVVSLGSLVANIFINGSVLLQWTHEGESTTTGRDIKTKETAAGVGDAATNSTRQETLRSNTVFGGRRHRRAGYELSCWWNGSYTQFECAGVHLGSGCRDFLFTELHENIPYRFCLRSLTRPDQPQKTDQRDCVEFTLPPSGMQDIVIAMTTVGGAICVMLVIICLLVAYITENIMSPTTQHAYSYRTHSRH